The following coding sequences lie in one Bifidobacterium sp. ESL0690 genomic window:
- a CDS encoding DUF3662 and FHA domain-containing protein: protein MSVFDRFEKSVEGAVNGVFSKFGSKDLQPVDLSSALEREIDNEAMPVGRDRTVAPNEYRFKLSTPDFDRIEQWGSETLANELADNLTQYAKSQHYAFVGPVVVIFEEDLDLSKGNFKLTSESVQGNAVPVTTENQSEDSPMLEINGNQYLLTKEKTIVGRGSGCDIVIDDPGISRNHLEIDITPNGTIARDLGSTNGTYVEGHQVPAATLLDGNTITIGHTRILYWASPQDQE from the coding sequence ATGAGCGTTTTTGATCGTTTTGAGAAAAGCGTTGAGGGAGCCGTGAACGGCGTATTCTCGAAATTCGGCTCGAAAGACCTTCAGCCGGTCGACCTCTCCAGCGCACTCGAACGCGAAATCGACAACGAGGCCATGCCGGTCGGCCGCGACCGCACCGTCGCCCCGAACGAATACCGTTTCAAGCTGAGCACGCCTGATTTCGACCGCATCGAGCAGTGGGGCAGCGAGACGCTTGCCAACGAGCTTGCAGACAACCTCACGCAGTACGCCAAAAGCCAGCATTATGCTTTCGTCGGCCCTGTCGTCGTGATTTTCGAAGAAGACCTGGACCTGAGCAAGGGCAACTTCAAACTCACCAGCGAATCCGTGCAGGGCAACGCCGTCCCGGTGACCACCGAGAACCAGTCCGAAGACAGCCCGATGCTCGAAATCAACGGCAACCAATACCTTCTGACCAAAGAGAAGACCATCGTCGGCCGCGGCTCAGGCTGCGACATTGTCATCGACGATCCCGGCATCTCTCGCAACCACCTTGAAATCGACATCACTCCGAACGGCACCATCGCCCGCGATTTGGGCTCCACCAACGGAACCTACGTGGAAGGGCACCAAGTGCCGGCCGCGACTTTGCTCGACGGCAACACCATCACCATCGGCCATACCCGCATCCTCTATTGGGCTTCACCGCAGGATCAGGAATAA
- a CDS encoding AAA family ATPase, producing MMQKTSVFERKAIDRLKRWKTESNGGTAMLIEGARRVGKSTLATEFGRQHYSSCLLVDFSTAPDDVLGYFRDLRNDLDTFFLYLSAFYGVKLHERDSLIIFDEVQLYPKAREAIKQLVADGRYDYVETGSLVSIRENVHDILIPSEEESMRLDPMDFDEFLWALGERPLADAIHTSFAKLTPLPDALHRKATRLFREYMLVGGMPQAVTAYARTHDFGAVDRTKRLILKLYREDIAKHGGTSQLRVTRIFDNLVSQLSKKEKRFNITSLGADARKRDYDDAFFWLSDAFVTNDCFNSTDPGVGLKISEDHSTVKCYMADTGLLVSLALADSDTTDSDVYRDVLLGNVGLNEGMIVENVVAQLLRTSGHRLFFYSRNDRKYAENRMEIDFLIVEPYKNAAMKARVSPIEVKSGKRYSTVSLNKFKAKFGHEVGTRYILHPKPLSVKDDVVRLPLYMAGLL from the coding sequence ATGATGCAGAAAACTTCAGTTTTTGAGCGCAAAGCCATCGACCGACTGAAACGGTGGAAAACCGAGTCGAACGGCGGCACGGCCATGCTCATCGAAGGCGCGAGGCGCGTGGGAAAAAGCACGCTCGCCACCGAGTTCGGCAGACAGCACTACTCCTCCTGCCTGCTGGTTGATTTCTCGACTGCACCAGACGATGTCCTCGGCTACTTCCGCGACCTGCGCAACGATCTGGACACCTTCTTCCTCTACCTCTCCGCATTCTACGGGGTCAAGTTGCACGAACGCGACAGCCTAATCATCTTCGATGAAGTACAGCTTTACCCCAAAGCGCGCGAAGCAATCAAACAGCTCGTGGCCGATGGACGCTACGACTATGTCGAAACCGGCTCGCTGGTATCCATCCGCGAGAACGTGCACGACATCCTCATCCCCTCCGAAGAGGAATCCATGCGCCTCGATCCGATGGATTTCGACGAGTTTCTCTGGGCGCTCGGCGAGCGACCCCTTGCCGACGCCATCCATACCTCGTTCGCCAAACTCACCCCGCTGCCCGATGCGCTGCACCGCAAGGCCACCCGTCTCTTCCGCGAATACATGCTGGTCGGCGGCATGCCCCAGGCCGTCACAGCCTACGCCCGAACGCACGACTTCGGCGCAGTCGACCGGACCAAACGTCTCATCCTCAAGCTCTACCGTGAAGACATCGCCAAACACGGTGGCACAAGCCAGCTGCGGGTTACACGGATCTTCGACAACCTCGTCAGCCAGCTCTCCAAAAAGGAGAAACGCTTCAACATCACCTCACTCGGCGCCGACGCACGCAAACGCGACTACGACGATGCCTTCTTCTGGCTTTCCGACGCCTTCGTCACCAACGACTGCTTCAACTCGACCGACCCCGGCGTAGGCCTCAAAATCAGCGAGGACCATTCGACGGTGAAATGTTACATGGCCGACACCGGGCTGCTCGTCTCGCTCGCCCTCGCTGATTCTGACACCACCGACAGCGACGTATACCGCGATGTGCTGCTCGGCAATGTCGGGCTGAACGAAGGCATGATCGTCGAAAACGTCGTCGCCCAGTTGCTGCGAACCTCCGGTCACCGCCTGTTCTTCTACTCCCGCAACGACCGCAAGTACGCAGAAAACCGCATGGAAATCGATTTCCTCATCGTCGAGCCCTACAAGAACGCCGCCATGAAAGCGCGAGTAAGCCCCATTGAGGTGAAATCGGGAAAACGGTATTCCACGGTCTCGCTCAACAAATTCAAGGCTAAATTTGGCCACGAAGTCGGCACACGTTACATCTTGCACCCCAAGCCTCTCAGCGTAAAAGATGATGTGGTGCGTCTTCCGCTCTACATGGCCGGCCTGCTATAG
- a CDS encoding FHA domain-containing protein, protein MITELTFAILKYGFLALLWVFVWLAVRSLKRDVDTLSPHKSWSHRKSARRARKAAESSPMPAAANAPVALSHRGNPGMQMGSAGGVNINTKPTLLTIIDGPLAGSSVPLSNGTITLGRSSSNTVVLDDEFVSSQHARVYADPASGSWAIEDLGSTNGTIVNHRRITSPVVLPARVPVRIGATTFELR, encoded by the coding sequence ATGATCACCGAACTTACCTTTGCGATTCTCAAGTATGGCTTTCTCGCCCTGCTCTGGGTTTTCGTATGGCTTGCGGTCCGTTCGCTCAAACGCGACGTCGACACGCTGAGCCCGCACAAATCGTGGTCGCACCGCAAGAGTGCCCGCCGCGCGCGCAAGGCCGCCGAATCCAGCCCGATGCCGGCCGCAGCCAATGCGCCCGTGGCCCTCTCGCATCGCGGAAACCCCGGCATGCAGATGGGCAGCGCCGGCGGAGTCAATATCAACACCAAACCGACGCTTCTGACAATTATCGACGGGCCGCTTGCCGGTTCCTCCGTCCCGTTGAGCAACGGCACCATCACGCTCGGCCGTTCCAGCTCGAATACCGTGGTCTTGGACGACGAATTCGTCTCTTCCCAGCACGCACGCGTTTACGCCGACCCGGCCTCCGGTTCGTGGGCCATCGAAGACCTTGGCAGCACGAACGGTACCATCGTCAATCACCGCCGTATCACCTCGCCCGTAGTCCTGCCCGCGCGCGTTCCCGTGCGTATCGGCGCCACGACGTTCGAATTGAGGTGA